The following coding sequences are from one bacterium window:
- the mscL gene encoding large-conductance mechanosensitive channel protein MscL: MSMMSEFKSFAMKGNVMDMAVGIIMGGAFGKIVASFVNDVLMPPIGMMLGGVDFTNLAVTMKQATAEAPAVTLKYGAFVQTVVDFLIIAFAIFMMVKWMNTLKKKEAEAPAAPPAPTKEEVLLTEIRDLLRK; the protein is encoded by the coding sequence GTGAGCATGATGAGCGAGTTCAAGTCCTTCGCGATGAAGGGCAACGTGATGGATATGGCCGTGGGCATCATCATGGGCGGCGCGTTCGGCAAGATCGTGGCCTCCTTCGTCAACGATGTCTTGATGCCTCCCATCGGGATGATGCTCGGCGGCGTCGACTTCACGAACCTCGCTGTCACGATGAAGCAGGCGACGGCGGAGGCCCCGGCGGTTACGCTCAAGTACGGCGCCTTCGTCCAGACGGTCGTCGATTTCCTGATCATCGCCTTCGCGATCTTCATGATGGTGAAGTGGATGAACACGCTGAAGAAGAAGGAAGCGGAAGCGCCGGCCGCGCCGCCCGCGCCCACCAAGGAGGAAGTCCTCCTGACCGAGATCCGCGACCTGCTGCGCAAGTAA
- a CDS encoding DMT family transporter: MKADALLLLAALIWGFAFVAQREGMAHLGPFSFNAFRFALGALALAPFVLLGARRAGLRPALLGGLQAGLALYLGAGFQQWGMVNTDAGKAGFITGLYVIVVPVLGGLEGRRTGYGTWLGALLAVGGLFLLSVRPDWRIEYGELLVLGGAFFWAVHVLVIARWTRRHDPLVIAFLQFATVAVLSAGLAIVHEHGLPFDLRGGAPSVLYAGLLSTAVAFTLQVVAQRQAPPAHAAVLLSLEAVFAALGGWWLLEEQLGGRRLAGCALMLVGMLASQLIGQRAAVRTHAG; encoded by the coding sequence CTGAAAGCCGATGCCCTCCTGCTCCTGGCCGCGCTCATCTGGGGCTTCGCCTTCGTCGCCCAGCGGGAGGGGATGGCGCACCTGGGACCCTTCAGCTTCAACGCATTCCGCTTCGCCCTCGGTGCTCTCGCCCTCGCCCCCTTCGTGCTCCTCGGCGCTCGCCGCGCCGGCCTGCGGCCCGCGCTGCTCGGCGGCCTGCAGGCGGGGCTCGCGCTCTACCTCGGCGCCGGCTTCCAGCAGTGGGGCATGGTCAACACGGACGCCGGCAAGGCGGGCTTCATCACGGGGCTCTACGTGATCGTGGTGCCGGTGCTGGGCGGCCTGGAAGGCCGGCGCACCGGCTACGGCACCTGGCTGGGCGCTCTGCTCGCCGTCGGCGGCCTCTTCCTGCTGAGCGTGCGCCCGGATTGGCGCATCGAGTACGGTGAGCTGCTGGTGCTGGGCGGCGCCTTCTTCTGGGCGGTGCACGTGCTGGTCATCGCCCGCTGGACGCGCCGGCACGATCCTCTCGTCATCGCCTTCCTGCAGTTCGCGACGGTTGCCGTCCTCAGCGCCGGTCTCGCGATCGTCCACGAACACGGGCTGCCCTTCGACCTGCGCGGCGGCGCGCCCTCCGTGCTCTACGCCGGTCTGCTCTCGACGGCCGTCGCCTTCACGCTGCAGGTGGTGGCGCAGCGGCAAGCGCCGCCCGCCCACGCCGCCGTGCTGCTCAGCCTGGAGGCGGTCTTCGCGGCGCTCGGCGGCTGGTGGCTGCTCGAAGAGCAGCTCGGCGGCCGGCGCCTGGCCGGCTGCGCGCTGATGCTCGTCGGCATGCTGGCCTCGCAGCTCATCGGCCAACGCGCGGCCGTCAGAACGCACGCGGGGTGA